The Ahaetulla prasina isolate Xishuangbanna chromosome 4, ASM2864084v1, whole genome shotgun sequence genome has a window encoding:
- the LOC131196526 gene encoding uncharacterized protein LOC131196526, whose translation MGWLREAEAHLQSLIKVDLRCQDLIKSPIADLFPEMKVQVKQLRCLCRRHGQIFRQEVGKALLAVRMGQEEAAVLGGVLTRLLCSPFHQQALKKLLARKKQKMDFVKLCLSHLEGLEVVSTPDKLEEILFDCRHKVVVAFVLTSLHREEPSLDGLRGWLPLEGSGEPAMVGPSSEKQPSQLWFEDEERKQWIRCAVSSLSTFAEIHREKENVRFLVSSVWDESHPGASVYLYENGKLINRHLELPFRPAPPEVELYQPDRVWIKVNPVSFGACSISRYEVEYRIAGETWTSVHMKCPEDGISLDVHRNIQYQFRCAVVTQVGIGQWSEIVSLCPTEKPEKEAPLPGGRQAEFGPRGHGGEELRVVLVGKTGAGKSVRGTPS comes from the exons ATGGGCTGGCTCCGGGAGGCAGAAGCTCACCTGCAATCCCTGATCAAAGTCGATCTCCGGTGCCAGGATCTGATCAAATCCCCCATCGCAGATCTCTTCCCAGAGATGAAGGTCCAAGTCAAACAGCTCAGGTGTCTCTGTCGGCGACATGGTCAAATTTTCCGGCAAGAGGTTGGGAAGGCATTGCTTGCCGTTCGCATGGGACAGGAAGAGGCCGCAGTTTTGGGGGGCGTGTTAACACGCTTGCTCTGCTCCCCTTTCCATCAGCAggccctgaagaagcttctcgcgagaaagaaacagaagatgGACTTTGTGAAACTTTGCCTGTCCCACCTTGAAGGGCTGGAAGTCGTCTCTACTCCGGACAAGCTTGAGGAAATATTGTTTGACTGCCGACACAAGGTTGTGGTCGCGTTTGTGTTGACTTCCTTACACAGGGAGGAACCCTCTTTAGATGGCTTGCGAGGTTGGCTCCCTTTAGAGGGAAGTGGAGAACCAGCGATGGTGGGGCCCTCCTCAGAGAAGCAACCATCCCAGCTGTGGTTTGAGGATGAAGAGAGGAAGCAATGGATCCGCTGTGCGGTTTCTTCCCTTTCAACCTTTGCCGAGATCCACCGGGAAAAGGAGAATGTTCGCTTCCTGGTTTCCTCGGTCTGGGATGAGAGCCATCCGGGAGCCTCAGTTTACCTCTATGAAAATGGCAAGTTGATCAACAGACACTTGGAGCTGCCCTTCAGACCTGCTCCTCCGGAGGTCGAGTTGTACCAGCCGGACCGTGTCTGGATCAAAGTCAATCCGGTGAGCTTTGGGGCGTGTTCCATCTCCAGGTACGAAGTGGAATATCGGATTGCAGGGGAGACATGGACCAGCGTCCATATGAAATGTCCAGAGGATGGAATCAGCCTAGATGTCCATCGAAACATCCAATACCAGTTCCGATGCGCTGTTGTGACTCAAGTAGGGATCGGACAATGGAGTGAGATCGTTTCCCTCTGTCCCACGGAGAAGCCCGAAAAG gaGGCACCTCTTCCAGGAGGGAGACAGGCTGAATTCGGACCACGGGGCCATGGAGGAGAAG AGCTCAGAGTCGTCCTTGTGGGGAAAACTGGCGCTGGGAAAAGCGTGAGGGGAACACCATCTTGA